The following proteins come from a genomic window of Pyxidicoccus sp. MSG2:
- a CDS encoding NAD(P)/FAD-dependent oxidoreductase, protein MKSAVRPRADLVILGAGVVGLSAARRLVSLGASVTVLDAVDPGGRGSRAAAGVAIPSVRLFDDLDLLTFARAGRAALARDLESLPGGDRLRRGQGILRVMPDAKARDSLVEKAAKDAEGPGLWVDAAKLVELEPALEGTPLFGAFDSTHGHMVDTDGYVNALRDAAIREGVRVRTGTAARSITETSDGVEVHLEGETLRADQLLVSAGPWSAGVAGLPALPLKPVRGQMLVVHQPGLQLTRVVSGPSYLAPWREGEIVVGATEEDAGFVEQVTPAGLLHLSATVAKLAPRLRDARFVRAWAGLRAVTPDGRPYIGRYPGTRHTYVATGLGGQGILTGAFTGASIVELMEHGRCDAVAPFDPARAIAARP, encoded by the coding sequence TTGAAGAGCGCTGTGCGACCGCGCGCCGACCTCGTGATTCTCGGAGCTGGCGTCGTCGGTCTTTCGGCCGCGCGCCGGCTCGTTTCGCTTGGAGCCTCCGTCACCGTGCTGGACGCCGTGGACCCTGGAGGCCGGGGCTCGCGTGCCGCCGCCGGTGTCGCCATCCCCTCGGTGCGGCTGTTCGACGACCTGGACCTGCTCACCTTCGCGCGCGCGGGCCGGGCCGCCCTGGCCAGGGACCTCGAGTCACTTCCCGGAGGTGACCGGCTCCGGCGCGGGCAGGGCATCCTGCGCGTCATGCCGGACGCGAAGGCTCGGGACTCGCTCGTGGAGAAGGCCGCGAAGGACGCGGAGGGGCCGGGCCTCTGGGTGGACGCGGCGAAGCTCGTGGAGCTGGAGCCCGCGCTGGAAGGCACGCCCCTCTTCGGCGCCTTCGACAGCACGCATGGCCACATGGTGGACACGGACGGCTACGTCAACGCGCTCCGGGACGCCGCCATCCGCGAGGGCGTGCGTGTGCGGACGGGCACCGCCGCGCGCTCCATCACCGAGACTTCCGACGGCGTCGAGGTCCACCTGGAGGGCGAGACGCTCCGCGCGGATCAGCTCCTCGTCAGCGCGGGGCCGTGGTCGGCGGGCGTGGCGGGACTGCCCGCCCTGCCGCTGAAGCCGGTGCGCGGGCAGATGCTGGTGGTGCACCAGCCGGGGCTCCAGCTCACGCGGGTGGTCTCCGGCCCCTCGTACCTGGCGCCCTGGCGCGAGGGAGAAATCGTCGTCGGCGCCACGGAGGAGGACGCGGGCTTCGTGGAGCAGGTGACGCCCGCGGGCCTGCTGCACCTGAGCGCCACGGTGGCGAAGCTCGCGCCACGCCTGCGGGACGCCCGCTTCGTCCGCGCCTGGGCGGGGCTGCGCGCGGTGACGCCGGACGGTCGCCCGTACATCGGCCGCTACCCCGGCACCCGGCACACCTACGTCGCCACCGGGCTGGGAGGGCAGGGCATCCTCACCGGCGCCTTCACCGGTGCGTCTATCGTGGAACTCATGGAGCACGGCCGCTGTGACGCGGTGGCCCCGTTCGACCCGGCTCGCGCCATCGCCGCGAGGCCTTGA